One genomic window of Solanum dulcamara chromosome 12, daSolDulc1.2, whole genome shotgun sequence includes the following:
- the LOC129877369 gene encoding phosphoglycerate mutase-like protein AT74 has translation MINSTVDDNGHAQIPDQQHHCLCCQFHIQNQHKPIPKCLPKRIILVRHGESEGNKDDAMYTVTPDYRIPLTPKGIDQANEAGSRIFDMVSDNGSSDNWKVYFYVSPYVRTRSTLREIGRAFTRRRVLGVREECRIREQDFGNFQVAERMKVIKETRERFGRFFYRFPEGESAADVYDRVSSFLESLWRDIDMNRLHHDPNDDLNLVIISHGLASRVFLMKWFKWTVEQFEYLNNLGNCEFRVIQLGLGGEYSLAVHHTEEEMLEWGLSPEMISDQKWRAHASRSSWKEKCSWYLDAFFDHLANSDEDDYDEVKSNFSD, from the exons ATGATAAATAGTACCGTTGATGATAACGGCCACGCCCAAATTCCTGATCAGCAACATCACTGCCTCTGTTGCCAATTTCATATTCAAAATCAGCACAAGCCCATACCCAAGTGCCTACCAAAGCGCATAATTTTGGTTCGTCACGGCGAGAGCGAAGGGAATAAAGACGACGCTATGTACACCGTCACCCCCGATTATAGGATCCCGCTAACTCCCAAGGGAATTGATCAAGCCAATGAAGCTGGCTCTCGCATTTTTGACATGGTTTCTGATAATGGCTCCTCCGATAACTGGAAGGTCTATTTCTACGTCTCCCCATATGTCCGAACACGTTCCACGCTACGGGAGATAGGCAGGGCTTTTACCAGACGGAGAGTGCTTGGCGTCAGGGAAGAATGCCGAATTAGAGAACAAGATTTTGGTAATTTTCAAGTGGCGGAGCGCATGAAAGTCATCAAGGAGACTCGGGAGAGATTTGGCCGCTTCTTTTATCGATTTCCTGAGGGAGAATCTGCAGCCGATGTTTATGACAGAGTTTCCA GTTTTCTTGAATCTCTTTGGAGGGACATTGATATGAACAGACTGCACCACGACCCTAATGACGATTTGAATCTTGTGATTATATCTCATGGTCTAGCTAGTCGTGTCTTTCTGATGAAGTGGTTCAAGTGGACAGTTGAGCAATTTGAGTATTTAAACAATTTAGGAAATTGTGAATTTCGAGTTATACAATTAGGGCTTGGTGGCGAATACAGCTTAGCAGTCCACCATACTGAGGAAGAGATGCTAGAATGGGGACTATCCCCTGAAATGATTTCAGACCAAAAATGGCGAGCTCATGCTAGCAGGAGTTCATGGAAGGAGAAATGTTCTTGGTACCTTGATGCGTTTTTTGACCATCTAGCTAATTCagatgaggatgattatgaTGAAGTGAAATCAAACTTTTCCGACTAA